From a single Pseudophryne corroboree isolate aPseCor3 chromosome 6, aPseCor3.hap2, whole genome shotgun sequence genomic region:
- the LOC134933312 gene encoding uncharacterized protein LOC134933312 isoform X2, which translates to MVTGYSPLGTPKEWTSGRKGNLQIVVRLSLGILGIVLLVVPSSTWTPGLKIEKRELHTVRWGWNNATIPRTQDNFTCQANQRCTNIVNITIPGTMWAGPPDPQRNRYRPTFALHQSEGNITINAAVNISCCSKPYRFRFLPKEEKNKEYKNCSKQGATTFRLAVKDVLILVCHNATEIKNRTWWAQDLMFIDINASRIDIGHVKRLPSTCENVGTQAQKTVLVTQVVFPPNNRQCISRQRRARYDTLLGGYGTLTGVLNGIDIETLANRMHSAGSKLMTDLHYKQNGCLLFLSQPKYRLE; encoded by the exons AG ATTGTCGTGAGGCTCAGTCTTGGAATCCTTGGAATTGTATTATTGGTCGTCCCCTCTAGTACATGGACACCTGGATTGAAGATAGAGAAACGAGAGTTGCATACTGTACGGTGGGGATGGAACAATGCCACCATACCAAGAACCCAAGATAATTTCACTTGTCAGGCCAATCAGCGCTGTACTAATATAGTAAATATAACAATTCCAGGAACGATGTGGGCTGGACCGCCTGATCCACAAAGAAACAGATATCGACCTACATTTGCCTTACATCAGTCAGAAGGCAATATCACAATTAATGCTGCAGTAAATATAAGTTGCTGCTCCAAACCTTATAGGTTCCGATTTCTCCCTAAAGAAGAGAAGAATAAAGAATATAAGAATTGTTCTAAACAAGGAGCAACCACATTTCGGTTAGCTGTAAAAGACGTTTTAATTTTGGTATGTCATAATGCTACTGAAATAAAAAATCGAACGTGGTGGGCACAAGATTTAATGTTTATTGATATCAATGCATCACGAATCGATATTGGACATGTTAAAAGATTACCATCTACATGTGAAAATGTAGGTACACAAGCTCAAAAGACTGTGTTAGTCACACAAGTTGTTTTCCCTCCCAATAATAGACAATGTATATCCCGGCAACGACGTGCCAGGTATGATACATTGTTGGGAGGATATGGGACTCTAACAGGAGTATTAAATGGGATAGATATTGAAACATTAGCCAATAGGATGCATAGCGCCGGTAGTAAATTAATGACGGACTTACATTACAAGCAAAATGGATGCCTACTATTTTTGAGCCAGCCAAAATATCGGCTGGAATAG
- the LOC134933312 gene encoding uncharacterized protein LOC134933312 isoform X1: MPTIFEPAKISAGIDTLRNQLINASNDFAVGFDTNITKFINWTVCTLQTMYEQQQKGVMQTMLMTVNEQVWRTIFNTSVSRDAWIHLEAAKMICNDTICQGILTMYNVTKVIQMCKYIVMPLLLGPSGGEWYWFPTMKGEYIDENNRTHDLSICTPTLQGKICRVQSAVYEPCLLENGVNLCKWIVLPLSYTMMMEVAPQEVCLVTDTPAIPGMVVPFSRCISKVSSLTWENETFILYADREEHVTKYWSPQNLSIPQWDLKLDKLHTIMKQSKVIEDHIKYLNQSIVTHQVTTTIIADQLQKIGSDVQDATSHHWWDLFTGYSPSASNMLNFLIHPVLILCIIIIIIIIIIIILSIWNCVVFYRICCKRQKVVMASYAL; the protein is encoded by the coding sequence ATGCCTACTATTTTTGAGCCAGCCAAAATATCGGCTGGAATAGATACTTTAAGGAACCAGCTAATTAATGCTAGTAATGATTTTGCTGTTGGATTTGATACCAACATTACTAAATTTATAAATTGGACCGTCTGTACACTACAGACTATGTATGAGCAACAACAAAAAGGCGTTATGCAAACTATGCTAATGACCGTAAATGAACAAGTATGGAGAACAATTTTTAATACAAGTGTGTCCAGGGACGCTTGGATACACTTGGAAGCTGCTAAAATGATTTGTAATGACACCATATGCCAAGGTATTTTAACTATGTATAATGTAACCAAAGTTATTCAAATGtgtaaatatattgtaatgcctttGTTGTTAGGACCATCTGGTGGAGAATGGTACTGGTTCCCCACTATGAAAGGAGAATATATAGATGAGAATAATAGAACTCATGATTTGAGTATTTGTACACCCACTTTACAAGGCAAGATATGTAGAGTACAATCTGCAGTTTATGAACCTTGCTTATTAGAGAATGGAGTAAATTTATGTAAATGGATAGTTTTACCTTTGTCATATACAATGATGATGGAGGTAGCCCCACAAGAAGTATGTTTGGTAACTGATACACCAGCCATACCTGGAATGGTAGTTCCATTTTCCAGATGTATTAGTAAAGTTAGTTCCTTAACCTGGGAAAATGAGACATTTATATTGTATGCTGACCGTGAAGAACATGTTACAAAATATTGGAGTCCACAAAATTTAAGTATTCCCCAATGGGATTTGAAGTTAGATAAACTACATACAATTATGAAACAATCCAAAGTTATTGAAGATCATATCAAATATCTAAATCAATCTATTGTAACTCATCAAGTGACAACAACAATAATTGCTGATCAATTACAGAAAATTGGTTCTGATGTCCAGGATGCAACTTCTCATCATTGGTGGGACTTGTTTACTGGATATTCTCCGTCTGCATCCAATATGCTAAATTTTCTGATACATCCTGTTCTCatactgtgtataataataataataataataataataataataattttatctatTTGGAACTGTGTGGTATTTTACCGCATATGTTGTAAACGACAAAAGGTTGTAATGGCAAGTTATGCGTTATAA